From a single Aggregatilinea lenta genomic region:
- a CDS encoding CARDB domain-containing protein codes for MLTRTALLRILLVSLALFAAATACNLQRQSDDVRTTPSPSAERPTVEILEPAAGASVTKGLPVSVKARATGGSGVTLIELRVNNTVVDSQVPAEQIAPTTLDVVLDYTPEQAGTAVLTVTAYTNSIAGQPATRTITVVDTLDAGAGGSGSSTTTHTAPAVVATVYNPLCRARINVALNFRRGPGVAYDIISTVSAGSELPIAGYADVTDGRWWQVSWGGQFGWVKESYTEQMGDCSAIRPATVPVSPTPQPSETPVPTQPGATATPTLPDLRLSVLDGPRDITLGADGKAQATYNIAVRNDGGQTSGQFNLAVALPTGQIQDLGVVAGLAGGQQVSVPSGGLVVTFDSPGIKRLLVTVDQNNVVAESNESNNQAYLDITVNGTAQPASSNNQQNGQSVAALPQPTLTPVPTSAPAVAQEAAPQEAIPLAEQGVQAQDDAQPQVEQFDAQADAMQTDQQTESLSLAAPVESVGTDLGAPQPLNAGNAASIGERTTLIGHSGAVSALAFNPSGTLLASASWDGTARLWDVATGAEIIDLVGHMDRVTDVVFSADGARVATASWDGTVRLWEASTGFELASFAHGAEVNSVALSQDGTRIAAGGINASGGGDGQVHVWDTASGAELAAITVGGPVTDLALPGGDQVVIAAQSSGCGTANGSAGIWSMSSGAPSVEMAGHSGSVNAVALGGGRLAGAGQAALCSGSAVIWIWDAGSGALQTTLDQGTEAAIRSLALSPAGDLVASASADGAVRVWSAGGGSPLAVLSGHVSEATSVAFSPAGTLIASGGGDNTIRLWGTL; via the coding sequence ATGCTGACCCGAACTGCCCTCTTGCGTATCCTGCTGGTGAGTCTTGCCCTGTTCGCGGCAGCCACCGCGTGCAACTTGCAGCGCCAGTCGGATGACGTCCGCACAACACCCTCCCCCAGCGCCGAGCGGCCCACCGTCGAAATTCTGGAGCCTGCCGCGGGGGCCAGTGTCACGAAGGGCCTGCCCGTTTCGGTCAAAGCCCGCGCGACGGGCGGATCGGGCGTGACCCTGATCGAGCTGCGGGTCAACAACACGGTCGTCGATAGCCAGGTCCCCGCCGAGCAGATCGCGCCGACGACGCTCGACGTGGTGCTCGACTATACGCCCGAACAGGCCGGGACCGCCGTGCTGACCGTGACAGCCTACACCAACAGCATCGCCGGGCAGCCCGCGACGCGCACGATCACCGTGGTCGATACGCTGGACGCCGGAGCGGGCGGCAGCGGCAGCTCGACCACCACGCACACCGCGCCCGCCGTCGTCGCCACCGTCTATAACCCGCTGTGCCGCGCCCGGATTAACGTCGCGTTGAACTTCCGGCGTGGGCCGGGTGTCGCCTACGACATCATCTCGACCGTGAGCGCCGGGTCGGAGTTGCCCATCGCCGGATACGCCGACGTGACCGATGGCCGCTGGTGGCAGGTATCGTGGGGCGGGCAGTTCGGCTGGGTGAAGGAATCGTACACCGAGCAGATGGGCGATTGCAGCGCGATCCGCCCGGCAACGGTGCCCGTCTCGCCCACGCCGCAGCCCAGTGAGACGCCGGTCCCCACGCAGCCCGGCGCGACCGCCACCCCGACGCTGCCCGATCTGCGCCTGAGCGTGTTGGACGGCCCGCGCGACATTACGCTCGGCGCGGACGGCAAGGCCCAGGCGACCTATAACATCGCGGTGCGCAACGACGGTGGCCAGACGTCCGGCCAGTTCAACCTCGCCGTGGCGCTGCCCACCGGCCAGATCCAGGACCTGGGTGTGGTGGCCGGGCTGGCGGGCGGCCAGCAGGTCAGCGTGCCATCCGGCGGCCTCGTCGTCACCTTCGACAGCCCCGGCATCAAGCGCCTGCTGGTGACGGTCGATCAGAACAACGTCGTCGCCGAAAGCAACGAGAGCAATAACCAGGCGTACCTGGACATTACGGTCAACGGCACGGCCCAGCCTGCCAGTTCAAACAACCAGCAGAACGGGCAGTCCGTCGCGGCGCTTCCGCAGCCCACCCTGACGCCGGTTCCCACCAGCGCGCCCGCCGTGGCACAGGAGGCTGCGCCGCAGGAGGCCATCCCTTTAGCCGAACAGGGCGTCCAGGCCCAGGATGACGCCCAGCCGCAGGTCGAGCAGTTCGATGCGCAGGCGGACGCGATGCAGACCGACCAGCAGACCGAATCGCTCTCTCTGGCCGCGCCGGTCGAGTCCGTCGGGACGGATCTGGGCGCGCCGCAGCCGCTGAACGCCGGGAACGCGGCGAGCATCGGCGAGCGCACCACGCTGATCGGCCACAGCGGGGCCGTGTCCGCGCTGGCGTTTAATCCGTCCGGCACGCTGCTGGCCTCGGCCAGTTGGGACGGCACCGCGCGGCTGTGGGACGTGGCGACCGGGGCCGAGATCATCGACCTCGTCGGGCACATGGACCGCGTCACGGACGTGGTCTTCAGCGCGGACGGCGCGCGCGTGGCGACCGCCAGTTGGGACGGCACGGTCCGGCTGTGGGAGGCCAGCACCGGCTTCGAACTGGCGAGCTTCGCGCACGGCGCGGAGGTCAACAGCGTGGCGCTGAGCCAGGACGGCACGCGCATCGCGGCGGGCGGCATCAACGCCAGCGGCGGCGGCGACGGGCAGGTCCACGTATGGGACACGGCCTCCGGCGCGGAGCTGGCCGCGATCACGGTCGGTGGCCCGGTGACGGACCTCGCCCTGCCCGGCGGTGATCAGGTCGTCATCGCCGCGCAGTCGAGCGGGTGCGGCACGGCCAACGGCAGCGCGGGCATCTGGAGCATGAGCAGCGGCGCGCCCTCGGTCGAGATGGCCGGGCACAGCGGCTCGGTGAACGCAGTGGCGCTCGGCGGCGGGCGGCTGGCTGGCGCGGGACAGGCCGCATTATGCAGCGGCAGCGCTGTGATCTGGATCTGGGACGCGGGCAGCGGCGCGCTGCAAACCACGCTCGACCAGGGCACGGAGGCGGCCATTCGCAGCCTTGCGCTCAGCCCGGCGGGCGATCTGGTGGCGTCGGCCAGCGCGGATGGCGCAGTGCGCGTGTGGAGCGCGGGCGGCGGGTCGCCGCTGGCGGTGCTGAGCGGCCACGTCAGCGAGGCGACGAGTGTCGCGTTCAGCCCGGCGGGCACGCTGATCGCGTCGGGCGGCGGTGACAACACGATCCGGCTGTGGGGGACACTGTAG
- a CDS encoding SH3 domain-containing protein translates to MPSHRTATARTLVALLLALILAGCNLAQGGTAQDDGTPAGGASNSAVADSGGVPTIEILSPAEGQQVPANQRVDITVSTGSTATGFQINVGGRVASSLALPPGQSGPTEAILAWDPDHEGTFTLEIYALNGSDVSDPAALTLIVSGTASAGDPSSSGECTARVRVGQLNFRDGPGTNAARLGQFNTGETVRVIGRNADATWYKVERTVNAQQVWTINNGQWLETGGSCGTALPVVD, encoded by the coding sequence ATGCCGTCACATCGCACCGCAACCGCCCGGACGCTCGTGGCGCTCCTGCTGGCGCTGATCCTGGCCGGGTGCAACCTTGCCCAGGGCGGCACGGCGCAAGACGACGGCACACCCGCCGGTGGCGCGTCCAACTCGGCAGTCGCGGACAGCGGCGGTGTACCGACCATCGAGATTCTGTCGCCCGCCGAAGGCCAGCAGGTCCCGGCCAACCAGCGCGTGGATATCACCGTCAGCACCGGCTCGACGGCCACCGGCTTCCAGATCAACGTGGGAGGCCGCGTCGCGTCCAGTCTGGCCCTGCCCCCCGGCCAGTCCGGCCCGACCGAAGCAATCCTGGCCTGGGATCCCGATCACGAAGGCACCTTCACGCTCGAAATTTACGCGCTCAACGGCAGCGACGTCAGCGACCCGGCGGCGTTGACCCTGATCGTGTCGGGCACAGCGTCCGCCGGCGACCCGAGCAGCTCCGGCGAATGCACCGCGCGCGTCCGCGTGGGCCAGCTCAACTTCCGCGATGGGCCGGGCACCAACGCGGCGCGCCTGGGCCAGTTCAACACGGGCGAGACGGTGCGCGTCATCGGGCGCAACGCCGACGCGACGTGGTACAAGGTCGAGCGCACGGTCAACGCGCAGCAGGTGTGGACCATCAACAACGGCCAGTGGCTGGAAACCGGCGGAAGCTGCGGCACGGCCCTGCCCGTCGTGGACTAA
- a CDS encoding response regulator has protein sequence MAIRVLIIDPDIPFLVRIKQALDDSNRFNVSISANGLAAEDALHHHLHDIAVLDFSVPDMDTAAIVTQLRHIQPNLAVIVTPASEDQIEYAGDLNVQGVLAKPYAARDLMALIQQIIPVDPRRAAYEEEEEEEPPDVFEPPEMPPSLRHLMEPAASDQRSPTELLDRVERTHLPDADAAPPVEQDWSAPADAAGDAGEWPSEQAWSEHAWDDANASGTHILTPETPDEAWAGANPTAEAAPSGTRMLDEQMPDPSATEILAGDDELDPTMRLAETETLDDLILKHGWLSPADRARVEFALEPPVDPEDTPTVPNQDLDSIRQFLATDHQGHISTEFGEVLDAVAQTPPNEASRSTTDREFHDLVESLRMTEEQNAAQTPLDALLSAMAAEQAARGSDESDATSSTLDYLLHTLHSDETPGSAERPAAPHGTGTETIGEVMSGLFDPTFEGVLAALAGKEIEDDEALDQPPDEDWLNSGDISLDDLRAQAQATSFEDLSGDDDPVWLADYRPEDGQPAKARPGASSILENASTDEDSASYPATQALNAVSASDSSEFSLDALLSEIERYMPQSETPRPRLKPLPSWSQADTGQESEFDLSLVEPEGAGEFVPPPSDEMLRFEPGPSPDTQPSRAIVDEWDRAAETPDLPDVEAITPPPYIAPPESAAFEAPAFYDFEPAELPEAEPDFDSFFAEEALTPDEIAPSDEVAAASHQAAAPDEPDETDAAFEAFFAAELETSAQAEPSQAGRASDEDLAGIFEGLLEDAASAVQSDAPVDVLSAEDVDLGDIELPAFEQALADEGEWAWDEVAEVAEASDAEWTPQDAAAVLQEAEELEPRDLERAEIVGIAPDDETFAPWSGESYAAGPEDEDVRLAHAAVELTRFALESSAQAVLLTRSGERLAEAGDMPVAAMDSLYEIVTSAWQTSSATSPSLMRYIGLPDMGQFMLYSTVVEDDLILSMIFHAGMSIHATRRLAQRISTSLASVPDTAPARPAARATPPAPEPVAEPDQPASADELREAAEVALEQAATGKAASAPAPAEAQDAPRDAPADEPSIAYTGFWLTADPSHVTLGGDLAQDLRNWIGIVAQENGWDVPTLEIGSDSVVLTLSIPQKTLPDAAITVLMQETAGAAAEYYPELATASDRLWADGYYLITPPRELTDREMARFAAYQYQQ, from the coding sequence ATGGCAATCCGAGTTCTGATAATCGACCCCGATATCCCCTTCCTGGTGCGGATCAAGCAGGCGTTGGACGATTCCAACCGCTTCAACGTCAGCATCTCCGCTAACGGGCTGGCCGCCGAAGACGCGCTGCACCACCATCTCCACGACATTGCCGTGCTCGATTTTTCCGTGCCGGACATGGACACCGCCGCGATCGTCACGCAGCTGCGGCACATCCAGCCCAACCTCGCGGTCATCGTCACGCCCGCATCCGAGGATCAGATCGAGTACGCCGGGGACCTCAACGTGCAGGGCGTGCTGGCCAAGCCCTACGCCGCGCGTGACCTGATGGCGCTTATCCAGCAAATCATCCCGGTCGATCCGCGCCGCGCCGCCTACGAGGAAGAAGAAGAGGAAGAGCCGCCGGACGTCTTCGAACCGCCGGAGATGCCGCCCAGTCTGCGCCACCTCATGGAGCCTGCCGCGTCCGATCAGCGCTCACCCACCGAGCTGCTCGATCGTGTGGAGCGGACCCACCTGCCGGACGCGGACGCCGCGCCGCCGGTCGAGCAGGACTGGTCTGCGCCTGCCGACGCCGCCGGAGACGCCGGGGAATGGCCGTCCGAGCAGGCATGGTCGGAGCACGCATGGGACGACGCCAACGCTTCGGGCACCCACATCCTCACCCCGGAGACGCCGGATGAGGCGTGGGCCGGGGCCAACCCAACCGCCGAGGCTGCCCCGTCGGGCACGCGCATGCTCGACGAACAGATGCCCGATCCGAGCGCGACCGAGATCCTGGCGGGCGACGACGAGCTGGACCCGACCATGCGCCTCGCCGAAACCGAAACCCTGGACGACCTGATCCTGAAGCACGGCTGGCTGTCGCCGGCGGACCGCGCCCGCGTGGAGTTTGCCCTGGAACCGCCGGTCGACCCGGAAGATACGCCGACCGTGCCCAACCAGGACCTCGACAGCATTCGCCAGTTCCTGGCCACGGACCATCAGGGGCACATTTCCACCGAGTTCGGCGAGGTGCTGGACGCCGTCGCCCAGACGCCGCCCAACGAGGCGAGCCGCTCCACCACCGACCGCGAATTTCACGATCTGGTCGAGTCGCTGCGCATGACCGAGGAACAGAACGCGGCGCAGACTCCGCTGGACGCCCTGCTCTCTGCGATGGCGGCGGAGCAGGCCGCGCGCGGCAGTGACGAGTCCGACGCGACGTCCAGCACGCTCGACTACCTGCTGCACACGCTCCACAGTGACGAGACGCCCGGCAGCGCCGAGCGCCCGGCAGCGCCGCACGGCACCGGTACGGAGACGATCGGCGAGGTCATGAGCGGCCTGTTCGATCCAACCTTCGAAGGTGTGCTGGCCGCGCTGGCCGGAAAAGAGATCGAAGACGACGAGGCGCTGGACCAGCCGCCGGACGAGGATTGGCTCAACTCCGGCGACATTTCGTTGGACGATTTGCGCGCGCAGGCCCAGGCCACCAGCTTCGAGGACCTGTCGGGCGACGACGATCCGGTGTGGCTGGCCGACTATCGTCCCGAAGACGGCCAGCCCGCCAAAGCTAGGCCCGGCGCGTCGTCCATCCTGGAAAATGCATCCACCGACGAGGATTCCGCCTCGTATCCGGCGACGCAGGCGCTGAATGCCGTCTCCGCCTCGGACAGCTCCGAATTCTCGCTGGATGCGCTGCTGTCGGAGATCGAGCGCTACATGCCCCAGTCCGAAACGCCGCGCCCCCGGCTTAAGCCGCTGCCGTCGTGGAGCCAGGCGGACACGGGCCAGGAGAGCGAGTTCGACCTGTCGCTGGTCGAGCCGGAAGGCGCTGGCGAGTTCGTGCCGCCGCCCAGCGACGAAATGCTGCGCTTTGAGCCAGGTCCCAGCCCCGACACCCAGCCCTCGCGCGCGATCGTGGACGAGTGGGATCGGGCCGCCGAAACGCCGGACCTGCCTGACGTCGAGGCGATTACGCCACCGCCATACATCGCGCCGCCCGAAAGCGCCGCGTTCGAAGCGCCCGCGTTCTATGACTTCGAGCCTGCTGAACTGCCCGAGGCGGAGCCGGACTTTGACAGCTTCTTCGCAGAAGAGGCCCTGACGCCAGACGAGATCGCGCCCAGCGACGAGGTCGCAGCCGCCAGCCACCAGGCGGCTGCGCCGGACGAGCCGGACGAAACCGACGCCGCCTTCGAGGCGTTCTTCGCCGCCGAGCTGGAGACGTCCGCACAGGCCGAACCCTCGCAGGCCGGGCGAGCATCCGACGAGGATCTGGCCGGCATTTTCGAGGGCCTGCTGGAAGACGCCGCCAGCGCCGTCCAGTCTGACGCGCCGGTGGACGTGCTCTCGGCGGAAGACGTCGATCTGGGTGACATCGAGCTGCCCGCTTTCGAGCAAGCCCTGGCGGACGAGGGCGAATGGGCCTGGGACGAGGTGGCCGAGGTGGCCGAGGCGAGCGATGCCGAGTGGACGCCGCAGGACGCCGCCGCCGTGCTTCAGGAAGCTGAGGAGCTGGAGCCGCGCGACCTCGAACGCGCGGAGATCGTCGGGATAGCCCCGGACGACGAGACGTTCGCGCCGTGGTCCGGCGAGTCGTACGCCGCCGGTCCTGAAGACGAGGATGTCCGGCTGGCGCATGCCGCCGTCGAGTTGACGCGCTTCGCGCTCGAAAGCTCCGCGCAGGCCGTGCTGCTGACGCGGTCCGGCGAGCGGCTGGCCGAAGCGGGCGATATGCCCGTCGCGGCAATGGACAGCCTGTACGAGATCGTCACCAGCGCGTGGCAAACCAGCAGCGCGACGTCGCCCTCATTGATGCGCTACATCGGCCTGCCCGACATGGGCCAGTTCATGCTGTACAGCACCGTCGTCGAGGATGACCTGATTCTAAGCATGATCTTCCACGCTGGCATGTCGATCCACGCCACCCGCCGCCTCGCGCAGCGCATCAGCACGTCGCTGGCGAGCGTGCCCGACACGGCCCCGGCGCGTCCGGCTGCGCGCGCCACCCCGCCAGCGCCGGAACCCGTTGCGGAACCCGATCAGCCCGCGTCCGCCGACGAGCTGCGCGAAGCCGCCGAAGTCGCGCTGGAACAGGCCGCCACCGGGAAAGCCGCGTCCGCGCCTGCGCCCGCCGAAGCGCAGGACGCGCCCCGCGATGCGCCAGCGGACGAGCCGTCCATCGCCTACACTGGCTTCTGGCTGACCGCCGACCCGTCCCACGTCACGCTCGGCGGCGATCTGGCGCAGGACCTGCGTAACTGGATCGGCATCGTCGCTCAGGAAAACGGCTGGGACGTGCCCACGCTGGAGATCGGCTCGGACTCGGTCGTGCTAACGCTGAGCATCCCACAGAAGACGCTGCCCGACGCCGCCATCACCGTGCTCATGCAGGAAACCGCCGGGGCCGCCGCCGAGTATTACCCGGAGCTGGCGACGGCATCCGATCGGCTTTGGGCAGACGGTTACTATCTCATCACGCCGCCGCGCGAGCTGACCGACCGCGAGATGGCGCGCTTCGCCGCCTACCAGTACCAGCAGTAA
- a CDS encoding SH3 domain-containing protein translates to MTRIRFLLTLTFVVVLAVAAVGAQPWTVRAQGDGTLPYNEPVIISLTAGQSLTRTFSAQAGDSLALTVAHLTDFSFSAVLIDPQQTATLLPPGPDGNISASFDALAAGGVYQLVIQSSGAGDLLILLNGSPVEPTPLALGDTVVDLGAGALHFSLTPPDGVPSTYLAIVPVTEDPAAPASLPALRLVNSGQGTTALSVEAGMLNQLAIVLPVPTVFVLSLDPGVAPQQLMITWDVTNGIVPPGGVPNQTPGSSSGACAVNFAGGVNVRTGPSMFHTIRGIAAPGSTLPVTGRTADTSWWQVTFDGAPGWVASGLATVQTSGDCSAVPVADAPPAPPTAVPSASGAETGSPTTDTTTTVTATPTTDTSATATWTPTITPSWSATWTWTPTETLTATWTWTPTWTLTATWTWTPTWTPTP, encoded by the coding sequence ATGACGCGCATCCGTTTTCTACTCACGCTTACCTTTGTCGTGGTGCTGGCTGTTGCTGCCGTAGGAGCGCAGCCCTGGACGGTACGCGCCCAGGGAGATGGCACGCTTCCTTACAACGAGCCGGTCATCATCAGCCTGACAGCCGGGCAGTCACTGACGCGGACCTTTTCGGCCCAGGCCGGTGACAGCCTGGCGCTGACCGTCGCGCACCTGACGGACTTCAGCTTTTCCGCCGTGCTGATCGACCCGCAGCAGACTGCCACGCTGCTGCCGCCCGGCCCTGATGGCAACATCTCCGCGTCGTTCGACGCGCTGGCGGCGGGCGGCGTCTACCAACTGGTGATCCAGTCGTCGGGCGCGGGGGATCTGTTGATTCTGCTAAACGGCAGCCCGGTCGAGCCGACGCCCCTGGCGCTGGGCGACACCGTGGTGGATCTGGGTGCGGGGGCGCTGCACTTCAGCCTCACCCCGCCGGACGGCGTGCCGTCTACCTATCTGGCGATCGTCCCCGTGACGGAAGATCCGGCGGCTCCGGCGAGCTTGCCCGCGCTGAGGCTGGTCAATTCGGGGCAGGGCACGACTGCGCTGTCGGTGGAGGCGGGCATGCTGAACCAGTTGGCGATCGTGCTGCCGGTTCCGACCGTGTTTGTTCTGTCCCTGGACCCCGGCGTTGCGCCACAGCAGCTCATGATTACCTGGGACGTGACGAATGGCATCGTGCCGCCCGGCGGCGTGCCGAACCAGACGCCCGGATCGTCGAGCGGGGCGTGCGCGGTGAACTTTGCCGGAGGCGTGAACGTGCGCACCGGGCCATCTATGTTCCACACGATTCGCGGTATCGCTGCGCCGGGATCGACGCTGCCGGTAACGGGGCGGACGGCGGATACGAGCTGGTGGCAGGTGACGTTTGATGGCGCGCCCGGTTGGGTGGCCTCTGGCCTGGCGACGGTCCAGACCTCCGGCGACTGCTCCGCCGTGCCGGTGGCCGACGCGCCGCCCGCGCCGCCGACCGCTGTCCCGTCCGCCTCAGGTGCGGAAACGGGGTCCCCCACGACCGACACCACCACGACCGTGACGGCGACGCCCACTACGGACACCAGCGCCACGGCGACCTGGACGCCGACCATCACGCCGAGCTGGTCCGCGACCTGGACCTGGACGCCCACCGAGACCCTGACGGCCACCTGGACCTGGACGCCGACCTGGACCCTGACGGCCACCTGGACCTGGACGCCCACCTGGACGCCGACACCGTAA
- a CDS encoding SH3 domain-containing protein: MTRIRFFLVLTLVVALTAAAAAGSRPWTAHAQGDDTTLPYNEPVIVPLTAGQAVTRTFSAFAGDSFALTLSRLADFGFSAVLIDPQQNASLLIAGPDGNIAQTFESIPQGGVYQLVIQASGAGDLLILLNGSPVEPVALTLGETVVDLGTEPLRFSLTPPEGVPSTFLSIATLAEDPASSLKLPSLSLIDSGQGTTVLSLEPLALGQLSLTLPVPTVFYLSLDPGPVPQQVVITWDVTNGVVPPGDATTPTATIDVTGPCQITFASGVNVRQGPSTAYSILGVASAGMVLPVTGRNGDNSWWQVNYAGLAGWVSAGLATVQPSGNCSLVPVAPAPPLPPTNVPTLTPLPSFTPAPDTPTATVSATPTVTYTPSATWTTGPTLAVTFVPVTFIAITPLIVTFVPVTLGP, from the coding sequence ATGACACGCATCCGCTTTTTCCTCGTTCTCACGCTTGTAGTGGCGCTGACTGCCGCCGCTGCGGCGGGTTCACGGCCCTGGACGGCGCATGCCCAGGGAGACGACACCACCCTTCCGTATAACGAGCCGGTCATCGTGCCCCTGACGGCGGGGCAAGCGGTCACGCGGACGTTCTCGGCCTTTGCCGGGGACAGCTTCGCGCTCACGCTGTCGCGCCTGGCCGACTTCGGATTTTCCGCCGTCCTGATCGATCCGCAGCAAAACGCCTCGCTGCTGATTGCCGGTCCCGACGGCAACATTGCCCAGACGTTTGAGTCCATTCCGCAGGGAGGCGTGTACCAACTGGTCATCCAGGCATCGGGTGCGGGGGATTTGCTGATTCTGCTGAACGGCAGCCCGGTCGAGCCGGTGGCCCTGACGCTGGGTGAAACCGTCGTCGATCTGGGCACGGAGCCGCTGCGCTTCAGCCTGACGCCTCCGGAGGGCGTACCATCGACGTTCCTGTCGATTGCCACCCTGGCAGAAGATCCGGCGTCCTCGCTCAAACTACCGTCCTTGAGTCTGATCGATTCGGGGCAGGGCACGACCGTGCTCTCGCTGGAGCCGTTGGCGCTGGGCCAGCTTTCGCTGACGCTGCCGGTTCCCACCGTCTTTTACCTGTCCCTGGACCCCGGCCCTGTGCCGCAGCAGGTGGTGATCACCTGGGACGTGACGAATGGCGTCGTGCCGCCCGGCGACGCGACGACCCCGACCGCCACGATCGACGTGACGGGGCCGTGCCAGATTACCTTTGCGAGCGGGGTGAACGTCCGCCAGGGGCCGAGCACCGCGTACTCGATCCTCGGCGTCGCGTCGGCGGGCATGGTGCTGCCGGTGACGGGCCGCAATGGGGACAACAGTTGGTGGCAGGTGAACTATGCCGGGCTGGCGGGTTGGGTTTCGGCAGGTCTGGCGACGGTCCAGCCGTCGGGCAACTGCTCGCTGGTGCCGGTGGCTCCCGCGCCGCCGCTGCCGCCGACCAACGTGCCGACCCTGACGCCGCTGCCGTCCTTCACCCCCGCGCCGGACACGCCGACCGCGACCGTATCCGCCACGCCCACGGTCACCTACACGCCGAGCGCGACCTGGACGACGGGACCGACCCTGGCCGTGACGTTCGTTCCGGTCACCTTTATCGCGATCACGCCACTGATCGTCACCTTCGTGCCGGTCACGCTGGGGCCATAG